In Methylococcus geothermalis, one genomic interval encodes:
- a CDS encoding DNA methyltransferase, translating to MRHRFHSICPYFAMFPETFVAKHLAATRFNGVVFDPFCGRGTTIFEALLNGREAAGCDLHPVAVCITGAKCNPPNRGEALARIDELEASLSILPPLPLSEEMAEFFAACFHTDTYEEVRFLRANLDWRNDRTDRFIAALCLGALHGESHRSPNYFSNRMPRTISTKPAYSVRWWVKHGYAAPRRDVFAILRNMVDFRFRTPPPESRGEVVESDARKANMAFPNLEGKVTDIITSPPYLDTTNYREDQWLRLWFLGEPPKSTQARDDGRHCNRTLYWSFLKEAWEGVAPLLAPQARVVVRIGGRKLSKEEMFASLSASLKDATGRLVKPVDDGVTTPVKRTQANSFRGAKASPTVEHDFCFLIS from the coding sequence ATGAGGCACCGCTTTCATTCCATCTGCCCCTATTTCGCGATGTTTCCTGAAACCTTCGTGGCGAAGCATCTTGCTGCGACTCGTTTTAATGGCGTGGTATTCGATCCTTTTTGCGGTCGGGGTACCACCATTTTCGAGGCATTGTTGAATGGGAGGGAGGCCGCAGGTTGCGACCTTCACCCAGTGGCTGTCTGCATCACCGGTGCCAAGTGCAACCCACCGAACCGGGGCGAGGCGCTTGCTCGAATAGACGAACTGGAAGCGTCGTTATCGATTCTTCCCCCCCTCCCGCTTAGCGAGGAAATGGCTGAATTTTTCGCTGCCTGTTTCCATACAGATACGTATGAAGAAGTGCGTTTCCTTCGAGCCAATTTGGATTGGCGAAACGACAGGACAGATCGCTTCATTGCTGCTCTTTGTCTGGGGGCACTTCACGGCGAATCTCACCGGAGCCCGAACTATTTCAGCAATCGGATGCCTCGCACGATTAGTACCAAGCCAGCTTATTCGGTGCGCTGGTGGGTCAAACATGGCTACGCCGCTCCGCGCCGTGATGTTTTCGCTATTTTGCGCAATATGGTCGATTTCCGTTTTCGAACGCCGCCGCCAGAAAGCCGTGGTGAAGTCGTTGAGTCAGATGCCCGCAAAGCGAATATGGCTTTTCCGAATTTGGAAGGCAAGGTGACGGACATCATCACGTCCCCCCCTTACCTCGATACGACCAATTATCGCGAAGACCAGTGGCTCCGGCTTTGGTTCTTGGGCGAACCGCCCAAAAGCACCCAAGCTCGGGATGACGGGCGTCATTGCAACAGAACACTCTACTGGAGCTTTTTGAAGGAAGCGTGGGAAGGGGTCGCTCCTCTGTTGGCGCCACAGGCGAGAGTCGTAGTGCGGATCGGCGGACGAAAACTGTCTAAGGAAGAGATGTTCGCTAGCCTGTCGGCAAGCCTCAAAGACGCGACCGGCCGCCTTGTCAAGCCTGTCGACGACGGTGTGACGACACCTGTTAAACGGACGCAGGCTAACAGCTTTCGGGGCGCAAAAGCGTCACCTACTGTCGAACATGACTTTTGCTTCTTGATTAGTTGA
- a CDS encoding ParB/Srx family N-terminal domain-containing protein, which produces MTSTAIKIPTDVPFEGTTRVSVDWLKLDRENPRLVGASALTTEESIVAQLYRGEELGELLQSIAANGYLDIEPLIVWFDPADQKFTCQKFTVLEGNRRLAAIRLFREPALVEAVAKSERLRIGVPEISPKVEATLAQVSVYRVRGRDAARSFIGFKHINGAAKWESYAKAKFAAEWYKSGNVSLEEISEKIGDRHDTIKRMVAAIYVLEQAERANIFSLSDRNVTKFNFSHLYTALSRSTYMTYLGLETAWSRYDPQPDPVPADKLDRLREVLVWIYGSKEDDNKEPVVRSQNPDIKNLGETLASAEGLHILRAGGTLAEAHASTRPADETLSAALIRARSTLREAANSLRGYDGRDQSLLNIAEDVSETAQTIFDRMRKKYKDAIGDGSGN; this is translated from the coding sequence ATGACCAGTACAGCAATCAAGATACCCACCGACGTTCCGTTTGAGGGCACGACAAGGGTCAGTGTCGATTGGCTCAAACTCGACCGGGAGAACCCGCGCCTCGTGGGAGCAAGTGCGCTCACGACAGAGGAAAGCATCGTGGCGCAGCTTTATCGCGGAGAGGAATTGGGTGAGCTGCTTCAGTCGATTGCAGCGAACGGCTATCTGGACATCGAGCCGCTGATTGTCTGGTTTGACCCTGCCGATCAAAAATTCACGTGTCAAAAATTCACGGTACTCGAAGGCAACCGCAGGCTCGCAGCGATCAGGCTCTTTCGCGAACCTGCACTTGTTGAGGCCGTCGCCAAGAGTGAGCGCCTGAGGATCGGCGTGCCCGAGATCAGTCCAAAAGTAGAGGCGACGCTTGCGCAGGTCTCCGTTTATCGCGTTCGAGGCCGGGATGCCGCCCGGTCGTTCATCGGCTTCAAGCACATCAACGGGGCGGCGAAGTGGGAATCCTACGCGAAGGCAAAATTCGCGGCCGAGTGGTACAAATCCGGCAATGTGTCACTGGAGGAAATTTCCGAGAAGATCGGCGACCGACATGACACCATCAAGAGAATGGTGGCCGCGATCTATGTTCTGGAGCAAGCAGAGCGCGCGAATATCTTTTCTCTGTCGGATCGAAATGTCACGAAGTTCAATTTCTCCCACCTGTATACGGCCCTCTCTCGGTCCACTTACATGACCTACTTGGGGTTAGAGACCGCATGGTCACGCTATGACCCCCAACCCGATCCCGTTCCTGCCGACAAGCTGGATCGGCTACGGGAAGTACTGGTGTGGATTTACGGCTCTAAGGAAGACGATAATAAAGAGCCGGTTGTTCGGTCGCAGAATCCTGACATCAAGAACCTTGGTGAGACGCTTGCCAGTGCTGAAGGTCTCCATATCCTGCGTGCAGGCGGCACGCTGGCGGAAGCTCACGCGAGTACCCGGCCTGCCGACGAAACTCTCTCGGCAGCGCTTATTCGAGCCCGCAGCACGCTCCGCGAGGCGGCGAACAGCCTGCGGGGCTATGACGGACGCGACCAATCGCTTTTGAACATCGCGGAGGACGTTTCCGAGACTGCGCAGACTATCTTTGATCGCATGAGGAAAAAATATAAGGATGCCATAGGGGACGGCAGTGGCAATTGA
- a CDS encoding helix-turn-helix domain-containing protein, translating to MTITPEQCRMARAGLSISQADLARQANVAPATIAEFEKRRRTPYDRTVRDIQRVLEEAGATFVDGGVTLTLEQEK from the coding sequence GTGACCATCACGCCAGAGCAGTGCCGTATGGCACGTGCCGGATTGAGCATCAGCCAAGCTGATTTGGCGCGACAAGCAAATGTTGCGCCAGCGACTATCGCGGAATTCGAGAAGAGGAGGAGGACACCTTATGACCGAACCGTGCGCGACATCCAACGTGTTCTCGAGGAAGCAGGGGCAACTTTTGTCGACGGCGGCGTGACGCTCACGTTGGAGCAAGAAAAATGA
- the edd gene encoding phosphogluconate dehydratase, with the protein MFLHPTLVDVTDRIRARSHDRRAAYLELMHRARQKGVERSHIACTNVAHAYAATPTNDKLVLKAATAPNIGIVTAYNDMLSAHQPYEHYPEIIKAEARRAGVTAQVAGGVPAMCDGVTQGQTGMELSLFSRDVIALSTAVALSHHVFDAGLYLGVCDKIVPGLLIAALRFGHLPGVFVPAGPMVSGIPNSEKAKVRQAFAEGKVGRDALLESEMGSYHSAGTCTFYGTANSNQMLLEIMGLQLPGSSFVNPGTPLRDALTRAATRVAAELAQDATAPALCHIVDERVVVNAIVGLLATGGSTNHTIHLVAIARAAGIEINWDDFNDLSAVVPLLARVYPNGKADVNHFHAAGGMGFLIRELLDAGLLHEDVQTILGPGLRRWAEEPWLDQGTLAWRDAPEKSHDPAVLAPASEPFSPDGGLRLVTGNIGRGVIKVSAVAPENRVVRAPAIVFESQDELIDAFKRGELERDFVAVLRFQGPRANGMPELHQLTPALASLQDRGFKVALITDGRMSGASGKVPAAIHISPEAAMGGALTLLRTGDTILLDAVQGKLEAEVPADRWSLREPVTDDLSGNQFGCGRELFSGFRHLADTPERGAFTFHFDDGGR; encoded by the coding sequence ATGTTCCTGCACCCCACGCTGGTCGACGTCACCGACCGCATCCGCGCCCGCAGCCACGACCGCCGGGCGGCCTATCTCGAACTCATGCACCGCGCCCGTCAGAAGGGCGTCGAACGCTCCCACATCGCCTGCACCAACGTGGCCCACGCCTACGCGGCGACGCCCACCAACGACAAGCTGGTGCTGAAGGCCGCGACGGCGCCGAACATCGGCATCGTCACCGCCTACAACGACATGCTCTCGGCGCACCAGCCCTACGAGCACTACCCGGAGATCATCAAGGCGGAGGCCCGCCGAGCCGGGGTCACCGCCCAGGTCGCCGGCGGCGTGCCGGCGATGTGCGACGGCGTGACCCAGGGTCAGACCGGGATGGAGCTGTCGCTGTTTTCGCGCGACGTGATCGCGCTGTCCACTGCGGTGGCGCTGTCGCACCACGTGTTCGACGCGGGCCTCTACCTCGGCGTCTGCGACAAGATCGTGCCGGGCCTCCTCATCGCCGCGCTGCGCTTCGGCCATCTGCCCGGCGTGTTCGTGCCGGCCGGCCCGATGGTGTCCGGCATTCCCAACTCGGAGAAGGCCAAGGTCCGGCAGGCCTTCGCCGAAGGCAAGGTCGGCCGCGACGCGCTGCTCGAATCCGAGATGGGGTCCTATCACAGCGCCGGCACCTGCACCTTCTACGGCACCGCCAACAGCAACCAGATGCTGCTGGAGATCATGGGCCTGCAACTGCCGGGCTCGTCCTTCGTCAACCCCGGCACGCCGCTGCGCGACGCCCTGACCCGCGCCGCCACCCGGGTGGCGGCGGAGCTGGCCCAGGACGCCACCGCGCCCGCCCTCTGCCACATCGTCGACGAGCGCGTCGTCGTCAACGCCATCGTCGGCCTGCTGGCGACCGGCGGTTCGACCAACCACACCATCCACCTGGTGGCGATCGCCCGTGCCGCGGGGATCGAGATCAACTGGGACGACTTCAACGACCTCTCCGCCGTCGTGCCGTTGCTGGCCCGGGTCTATCCCAACGGCAAGGCCGACGTGAACCACTTCCACGCTGCCGGCGGCATGGGCTTCCTGATCCGGGAGCTGCTCGATGCCGGTCTGCTGCACGAAGACGTGCAGACCATTCTCGGCCCCGGCCTGCGCCGCTGGGCGGAAGAGCCCTGGCTGGATCAAGGCACCCTGGCCTGGCGCGATGCGCCGGAAAAGAGTCACGACCCGGCGGTGCTCGCCCCGGCGAGCGAACCGTTCAGCCCGGACGGCGGCCTGCGCCTGGTCACCGGCAACATCGGCCGCGGCGTCATCAAGGTCTCGGCGGTGGCGCCGGAAAACCGGGTGGTGCGCGCTCCCGCCATCGTGTTCGAGAGCCAGGACGAGCTGATCGACGCCTTCAAGCGCGGCGAGCTGGAGCGCGATTTCGTCGCCGTGCTGCGCTTCCAGGGCCCCCGCGCCAACGGCATGCCCGAGCTGCACCAGCTCACGCCGGCCCTGGCCTCGCTGCAGGACCGCGGCTTCAAGGTCGCCCTCATCACCGACGGCCGCATGTCCGGCGCTTCCGGCAAGGTGCCGGCGGCGATCCACATCTCGCCGGAGGCCGCCATGGGCGGCGCGCTGACCCTGCTGCGCACCGGCGACACCATCCTGCTCGATGCCGTGCAGGGCAAGCTGGAAGCCGAAGTGCCGGCCGACCGCTGGTCGCTGCGCGAGCCGGTGACGGACGATCTGTCCGGCAACCAGTTCGGCTGCGGACGGGAGCTGTTCAGCGGCTTCCGCCACCTGGCGGATACGCCGGAACGCGGCGCTTTCACCTTCCATTTCGACGACGGCGGCCGCTGA
- a CDS encoding bifunctional 4-hydroxy-2-oxoglutarate aldolase/2-dehydro-3-deoxy-phosphogluconate aldolase, protein MTLDQIIDATSVMPVMVVDRPEDAVPLARALVEGGIRVLEITLRTAAGLDAVKAIRRDVPDAIVGVGTIATPAQLEASIAAGAQFGVSPGTTPTLLKAIVDSKLPFFPGVATTTEVMQVLEGGLTVMKFFPAVAAGGVKMLESFRGPFPQVRFCPTGGINAQNAPDFFKLPNVVCVGGSWLTPKDRVAAGNWADITRLAKEAAALKP, encoded by the coding sequence ATGACTCTGGATCAGATCATCGACGCCACCAGCGTCATGCCCGTGATGGTGGTGGACCGCCCCGAAGACGCCGTGCCGCTGGCCCGCGCCCTGGTCGAGGGCGGCATCCGCGTGCTGGAAATCACCCTCCGCACCGCCGCCGGCCTCGACGCCGTGAAGGCCATCCGCCGGGACGTCCCGGACGCCATCGTCGGCGTCGGCACCATCGCCACCCCGGCCCAGCTCGAAGCTTCGATCGCCGCCGGCGCCCAGTTCGGCGTCTCCCCCGGCACCACCCCGACCCTGCTCAAGGCGATCGTCGACAGCAAGCTGCCGTTCTTCCCCGGCGTCGCTACCACCACCGAGGTGATGCAGGTGCTCGAAGGCGGCCTGACCGTGATGAAATTCTTCCCCGCGGTGGCCGCCGGCGGCGTCAAGATGCTGGAATCCTTCCGCGGTCCGTTCCCGCAGGTGCGGTTCTGCCCGACCGGCGGCATCAACGCCCAGAACGCCCCGGATTTCTTCAAGCTCCCCAACGTGGTCTGCGTCGGCGGCTCCTGGCTGACGCCCAAGGATCGGGTTGCCGCCGGGAACTGGGCGGACATCACCCGCTTGGCGAAAGAAGCGGCCGCGCTCAAGCCCTGA
- the dhaL gene encoding dihydroxyacetone kinase subunit DhaL, with protein MPATPHLIPSLVQGAASAIQTHAEEVTALDRAIGDGDHVLNLQRGLDALAKQAESISALDWPAALQKIGMTLMSSVGGASGSLYGTLFIAMGKALKDREMNRPNLAEAFAQGVEAMKARGKADLGEKTMLDVLIPVADALRSAVERSLSVPQWVDEVSRAAEAGMESTRDMIATKGRASFLGERAIGHVDAGARSSQLMISAIAEVLAAKSR; from the coding sequence ATGCCAGCGACTCCCCATCTCATCCCCAGCCTGGTCCAAGGCGCCGCTTCGGCTATCCAGACCCATGCCGAGGAGGTGACCGCTCTCGATCGGGCGATAGGCGATGGCGATCATGTCCTCAACTTGCAGCGTGGGCTGGACGCCCTGGCGAAGCAGGCCGAAAGTATCTCGGCACTGGACTGGCCGGCGGCTCTGCAGAAAATCGGCATGACCCTGATGTCGTCGGTGGGCGGGGCGTCGGGCTCGCTGTACGGCACGTTGTTCATCGCCATGGGCAAGGCGCTGAAGGATCGGGAGATGAATCGGCCGAATCTGGCCGAGGCGTTCGCTCAGGGCGTGGAGGCAATGAAGGCGCGCGGCAAGGCCGATTTGGGCGAGAAGACCATGCTGGACGTGCTGATTCCGGTGGCGGACGCCCTGAGGTCCGCCGTGGAACGGTCCCTGTCTGTGCCGCAATGGGTGGATGAGGTGAGCCGCGCCGCCGAGGCGGGCATGGAATCCACCCGCGACATGATCGCCACCAAGGGCCGCGCTTCATTCCTGGGGGAGCGCGCCATCGGTCACGTCGATGCCGGCGCCCGCAGCAGCCAGTTGATGATTTCGGCCATCGCCGAGGTCTTGGCCGCAAAATCGCGGTAG
- the dhaK gene encoding dihydroxyacetone kinase subunit DhaK, whose protein sequence is MKKFIDTIDGFLDESLRGFAKAHADIVDLSPEPRFVSRKAPAKPGKVALVSGGGSGHEPLHTGFVGLGMLDAACPGEVFTSPTPDQMLAAAQAVDHGGGILFIVKNYAGDVMNFEIAAEMLDAPHDSLLVHDDVSLPENRGMGRRGIAGTTVVEKIVGAAAEAGYDLAACKALGERVVHATASMGVALTSCTVPALGKPMFDLGEREMEMGVGIHGERGRERMALGSAGEIVDYIAAVIDDELQPQPGQPVLLHVNGFGGTPLIELHLMYELAHRHWSGRSVDIARSLVGNFTTSLDMAGCSLTLTRLDEEMLRLWDAPVHTAALRWGC, encoded by the coding sequence ATGAAGAAATTCATCGACACGATCGACGGCTTTCTCGACGAAAGCCTGCGCGGCTTCGCCAAGGCCCATGCCGATATCGTCGATTTGAGCCCCGAGCCCCGCTTCGTCTCCCGCAAGGCCCCGGCCAAGCCGGGCAAGGTGGCGCTGGTTTCGGGCGGAGGCTCGGGGCACGAGCCCCTGCATACCGGCTTCGTCGGCCTCGGCATGCTGGATGCGGCCTGCCCCGGCGAGGTGTTCACCTCGCCGACGCCGGATCAGATGCTGGCGGCGGCCCAGGCGGTGGATCATGGCGGCGGCATCCTGTTCATCGTCAAGAACTACGCCGGCGACGTCATGAACTTCGAGATCGCCGCGGAGATGCTGGACGCCCCCCACGACTCGCTGCTGGTGCACGACGACGTCTCGCTCCCCGAAAACCGGGGCATGGGCCGGCGCGGCATCGCCGGCACCACGGTGGTGGAGAAGATCGTCGGCGCGGCGGCGGAAGCCGGCTACGATCTGGCCGCCTGCAAGGCCCTGGGCGAAAGGGTGGTCCATGCCACCGCCTCCATGGGCGTCGCCCTGACCAGTTGCACCGTGCCGGCCTTGGGCAAGCCGATGTTCGACCTCGGCGAACGGGAGATGGAAATGGGGGTCGGCATCCACGGCGAACGCGGCCGGGAGCGCATGGCGCTGGGCAGCGCCGGCGAGATCGTGGACTACATCGCCGCCGTCATCGACGACGAGCTGCAGCCGCAACCCGGCCAGCCCGTGCTGCTGCACGTCAACGGCTTCGGCGGCACCCCGCTGATCGAGCTGCATCTGATGTACGAACTGGCGCACCGCCACTGGAGCGGACGCTCCGTCGACATCGCCCGCTCCCTCGTGGGCAATTTCACCACCTCGCTGGACATGGCCGGCTGCTCCCTCACCCTGACCCGGCTGGACGAGGAAATGCTCCGGCTATGGGACGCGCCGGTGCACACGGCGGCCTTGCGCTGGGGGTGCTGA
- a CDS encoding Gfo/Idh/MocA family protein produces the protein MDKPSKLRWGILGAARVNERLMPAIVEASNSELIAIASRRPGAAAATLAKYAPHEQGVRTYDQPEALLADAEVEAVYLPMANHEHAEWAVRAIRAGKHVLCEKPMALTVADIEAIEAAAREHGVTVMEGFMYRFHPQHARVLEIVRSGAIGDVRYARASYSFMMRPARRYRLEHDVWHGGGAMWDIGPYAVHSLRLCFEQDPIAVAAMAKYVESGADVATSGMIEFGDGRRGHFDISFECARRSEYEITGTLGGVKCHAAWQNPGDVPVISWWTEDGRQCVEQLPVANHFRLEIEHFADCVLNGKPPLLSLDDAKMNCRTIVAALASAASGESVKLAG, from the coding sequence ATGGACAAGCCATCGAAACTCCGCTGGGGCATCCTCGGCGCGGCCCGCGTCAACGAGCGCCTGATGCCCGCCATCGTCGAAGCCTCCAATTCCGAACTCATCGCCATCGCCAGCCGGCGCCCCGGCGCCGCCGCGGCAACCCTGGCCAAATATGCCCCGCACGAGCAAGGCGTGCGCACCTACGACCAGCCCGAAGCCTTGCTCGCCGATGCCGAGGTGGAGGCCGTCTATCTCCCCATGGCCAATCACGAGCACGCCGAATGGGCGGTGCGGGCGATCCGGGCCGGCAAGCACGTCCTGTGCGAGAAGCCGATGGCGCTGACAGTGGCGGATATCGAGGCAATCGAAGCCGCCGCCCGCGAGCACGGCGTCACGGTCATGGAAGGCTTCATGTACCGCTTCCATCCCCAGCACGCCCGGGTGCTGGAGATCGTCCGCTCCGGCGCGATCGGCGACGTGCGCTATGCCCGCGCCAGCTATTCGTTCATGATGCGCCCGGCCCGGCGTTACCGTCTGGAGCACGATGTATGGCACGGCGGCGGCGCGATGTGGGACATCGGCCCGTATGCGGTACATTCCTTGCGCCTGTGCTTCGAACAGGACCCGATCGCAGTGGCGGCGATGGCGAAATACGTCGAAAGCGGCGCAGACGTCGCCACCAGCGGCATGATCGAATTCGGCGACGGCCGGCGCGGCCATTTCGACATCAGCTTCGAATGCGCGCGGCGCTCGGAGTACGAGATCACCGGCACCCTGGGCGGCGTGAAATGCCATGCGGCCTGGCAGAATCCGGGCGACGTGCCGGTCATCTCGTGGTGGACCGAGGACGGCCGCCAGTGCGTCGAACAGCTACCGGTGGCCAACCATTTCCGGCTGGAGATCGAGCATTTCGCCGACTGTGTGCTGAACGGCAAGCCGCCGCTGCTGTCGCTGGACGATGCCAAGATGAATTGCCGGACCATCGTGGCCGCGCTGGCATCCGCCGCCAGCGGCGAATCGGTCAAGCTGGCCGGATAG
- a CDS encoding peroxiredoxin, translating into MTIQVGDRLPDGTLTECTEFDPATACPMNPKALDVGEQAKGKKLVIFGVPGAFTPTCSVKHLPGFVANYDRLKAKGVDEIWCMAVNDAFVMAAWGREQKAGGKVRMMADGSADYVKKLGLDRDLTANGMGIRCHRFAMIVDDGVVKYLGVEASGKFEVSNAEAVLAHL; encoded by the coding sequence ATGACCATCCAAGTAGGAGATCGCCTGCCCGACGGCACGCTCACCGAATGCACCGAGTTCGATCCGGCCACCGCCTGTCCGATGAATCCCAAGGCGCTCGATGTCGGCGAACAGGCCAAAGGCAAGAAGCTCGTGATCTTCGGCGTGCCCGGCGCATTCACCCCCACCTGTTCGGTCAAGCATCTGCCCGGCTTCGTGGCCAACTACGACCGGCTCAAGGCCAAGGGCGTGGATGAAATCTGGTGCATGGCCGTGAACGACGCTTTCGTGATGGCCGCCTGGGGCCGGGAGCAAAAGGCCGGCGGCAAGGTGCGCATGATGGCCGACGGCAGCGCCGACTATGTCAAAAAGCTCGGCCTCGACCGCGACCTCACTGCCAACGGCATGGGCATCCGCTGCCACCGCTTCGCCATGATCGTCGACGACGGCGTGGTCAAATACCTCGGCGTCGAAGCCTCCGGCAAGTTCGAAGTCTCGAATGCCGAGGCCGTGCTGGCGCATCTGTGA
- the rpiB gene encoding ribose 5-phosphate isomerase B, whose protein sequence is MKIGIASDHAGFDHKEQLRAWLTSLGHDVVDYGCFSDERTDYPTWIRPCAVAVARGEVERGIVLGGSGNGEAIVANRVKGCRCGYCFNEETAYLTRWHNDANCIAMGQRIVTLDMAKKIVETFLSTGFEGGRHIPRIVAIDE, encoded by the coding sequence ATGAAAATAGGCATCGCATCCGATCACGCCGGTTTCGACCACAAGGAACAGCTCCGCGCCTGGCTGACCTCGCTCGGCCATGACGTCGTCGACTACGGCTGCTTCAGCGACGAGCGCACCGATTACCCCACCTGGATCCGCCCTTGCGCCGTGGCCGTGGCCCGCGGTGAAGTCGAGCGCGGCATCGTCCTCGGCGGCAGCGGCAACGGCGAAGCCATCGTCGCCAACCGGGTCAAGGGCTGCCGCTGCGGCTACTGCTTCAACGAGGAAACCGCCTACCTCACCCGCTGGCACAACGACGCCAACTGCATCGCCATGGGCCAGCGCATCGTCACTTTGGACATGGCCAAGAAGATCGTGGAGACCTTTCTTTCGACCGGCTTCGAGGGCGGCCGGCACATTCCCCGGATCGTGGCGATCGACGAATAG
- a CDS encoding SDR family NAD(P)-dependent oxidoreductase, whose product MNVTTDGKKTALITGASSGIGAELAWLFAADGIGLVLVARHRDRLDALAEQLRSRHGIDVMTIAADLSEPEAPASVHAAVTAAGITVDYLVNNAGVGVHGGFRDTRLEDELAMMRLNTAAVVHLTKRFLPAMLMRRSGRILNVASLAALQPGGPGAAAYYASKAFVLSFSGGLGAELRGSGVSVTALCPGPVDTRFQEAGDFAKTLLYRSFMTRRPESVAKAGYCAMQRGRMVCVPGLFAKLLAFGGQMAPRRLTLAINAMLLRPRG is encoded by the coding sequence ATGAACGTGACGACCGATGGCAAGAAAACGGCACTGATCACCGGGGCTTCTTCCGGGATCGGCGCCGAACTCGCCTGGCTGTTTGCCGCCGATGGCATTGGCTTGGTCCTGGTGGCCCGCCACCGGGATCGTCTGGACGCCCTCGCCGAGCAGCTCAGAAGCCGCCACGGCATCGACGTGATGACCATCGCGGCGGATCTGTCCGAGCCGGAAGCGCCTGCCTCCGTCCACGCTGCCGTGACTGCGGCGGGGATTACCGTCGACTATCTGGTCAATAACGCGGGAGTCGGAGTGCATGGCGGTTTCCGGGATACGCGGCTGGAGGACGAACTGGCGATGATGCGGTTGAACACGGCCGCCGTGGTTCATCTCACCAAGCGGTTCCTGCCCGCCATGCTGATGCGCCGATCCGGCAGGATTCTGAACGTGGCCTCGCTCGCCGCCCTGCAGCCGGGCGGCCCCGGGGCGGCGGCGTATTATGCCTCCAAGGCGTTCGTGCTTTCTTTTTCCGGAGGGCTCGGCGCCGAGCTGCGAGGGTCGGGGGTCAGCGTCACTGCCTTATGTCCCGGCCCGGTCGATACCCGGTTCCAGGAAGCGGGGGATTTCGCCAAGACCCTGCTATACCGCTCCTTCATGACCCGTCGGCCCGAGTCGGTGGCGAAGGCGGGCTATTGCGCAATGCAGCGGGGCCGGATGGTCTGTGTTCCCGGGCTGTTCGCGAAACTTCTCGCGTTTGGCGGGCAGATGGCGCCCCGGCGCCTCACCCTGGCGATCAATGCGATGCTGCTTAGGCCGCGAGGGTGA
- a CDS encoding acetyltransferase, whose protein sequence is MFLKKKQNGHLVEILGLGDLFNPMHKMVPGRLHYGEELQDPEKFAKSELVFPSGEDLPRCWLDPHYRDSELKK, encoded by the coding sequence ATGTTTCTCAAGAAAAAACAGAACGGACATCTGGTCGAAATACTCGGCCTCGGCGATTTGTTCAATCCGATGCACAAGATGGTGCCCGGCCGCCTGCACTACGGGGAGGAGCTGCAGGACCCGGAGAAGTTCGCCAAGTCGGAGTTGGTATTTCCCTCCGGCGAGGATCTGCCCCGCTGCTGGCTCGATCCCCATTATCGCGACAGCGAGCTGAAGAAATAG
- the nfi gene encoding deoxyribonuclease V (cleaves DNA at apurinic or apyrimidinic sites) → MGLALCHQHRWDLSPKEAANLQAQLRPLVLVEDALPAEIRAVAGVDVGFEDQGRTTRAAVAVLEFPSLRLTDQAIVRQPTRFPYVPGLLSFRELPALLEALERLNRLPELILVDGHGYAHPRRFGIACHLGVLTGIPTIGVGKTRLVGTHGDLGEERGRWIPLIDREETIGAVVRTRRGVQPVYVSVGHRLSLPTAVDWVLSCAPRYRLPETTRQAHRLASG, encoded by the coding sequence ATGGGCTTGGCGCTCTGCCACCAGCACCGCTGGGACTTGAGCCCAAAGGAAGCGGCCAACCTGCAGGCCCAGCTCCGCCCGCTGGTGCTGGTCGAAGACGCGCTTCCTGCCGAAATCCGCGCTGTAGCCGGCGTGGACGTAGGCTTCGAGGACCAGGGCAGAACCACCCGGGCCGCGGTCGCCGTGCTCGAATTTCCCAGCCTCCGCCTGACAGACCAGGCCATCGTTCGCCAGCCGACCCGTTTCCCCTACGTTCCCGGCCTGCTTTCCTTTCGCGAGCTGCCCGCGCTGCTCGAAGCGCTGGAGCGGCTGAATCGCCTGCCCGAACTCATCCTGGTGGACGGCCACGGCTACGCGCACCCGCGGCGTTTCGGCATCGCCTGCCATCTCGGGGTGCTTACGGGAATTCCGACCATCGGCGTCGGCAAGACGCGCCTCGTCGGAACACATGGAGACTTGGGGGAGGAACGGGGACGTTGGATCCCGCTGATCGACCGGGAAGAAACCATCGGCGCGGTCGTGCGGACCCGCAGGGGCGTCCAGCCGGTTTACGTCTCGGTCGGCCACCGGCTGAGCCTGCCGACCGCGGTGGACTGGGTACTGAGCTGCGCCCCCCGCTATCGCCTGCCGGAAACGACCCGGCAGGCGCACCGTCTTGCTTCCGGCTAA